Proteins from one Monodelphis domestica isolate mMonDom1 chromosome 6, mMonDom1.pri, whole genome shotgun sequence genomic window:
- the LRRC55 gene encoding leucine-rich repeat-containing protein 55 produces MGSSWPCCCWQRIEMGPAWSQLVRPCSPKPALLLASLLLTAGLALADAVASCPVLCTCRSQVVDCSSQRLFSVPPDLPLDTRNLSLAHNRIATVPPGYLTCYGELRVLDLRNNSLVELPPGLFLHAKRLAHLDLSYNNFSHVPADMFVEARGLLRIDLSHNPWLRKVHPKAFQGLSQLRELDLSYGGLAFLSLEALEGLPGLVTLQIGGNPWVCGCTMEPLLKWLRNRIQRCTADSQLAECRGPPEVEGAPLFSLTEESFKACHLTLTLDDYLFIAFVGFVVSIASVATNFLLGITANCCHRWNKASEEEEI; encoded by the exons ATGGGCTCCTCTTGGCCATGCTGCTGCTGGCAGAGGATTGAGATGGGCCCCGCTTGGTCCCAGCTGGTCCGCCCCTGCTCCCCCAAGCCAGCCCTGCTGCTGGCCTCGCTTCTCTTGACAGCAGGGCTGGCCCTGGCTGATGCTGTTGCCAGCTGCCCGGTCCTGTGCACCTGCCGCAGCCAAGTGGTCGACTGCAGCAGCCAGCGCCTTTTCTCTGTGCCTCCTGACCTCCCACTGGACACCCGGAACCTCAGCCTCGCCCACAATCGCATTGCCACCGTCCCGCCAGGCTACCTTACCTGTTATGGGGAACTCCGGGTACTGGACCTGCGGAACAACTCCTTGGTAGAGCTGCCCCCCGGGCTCTTCCTCCACGCCAAGAGACTGGCCCACCTGGACTTGAGCTACAACAACTTCAGCCACGTCCCTGCCGACATGTTCGTCGAGGCTCGAGGGCTGCTCCGCATTGACCTGAGCCATAACCCTTGGCTCCGAAAAGTGCACCCCAAGGCCTTCCAGGGCCTCTCCCAGCTCCGAGAACTGGACCTCAGCTATGGAGGACTGGCTTTCCTCAGCCTCGAGGCCCTGGAGGGGCTGCCGGGGCTGGTGACTCTGCAGATTGGGGGGAACCCCTGGGTGTGCGGCTGCACCATGGAGCCCCTCTTGAAGTGGCTGAGGAACAGGATCCAGCGCTGCACAGCAG ACTCCCAGTTGGCCGAGTGCCGGGGACCCCCAGAAGTGGAGGGTGCCCCCCTGTTCTCCCTCACAGAGGAAAGCTTCAAAGCTTGTCACCTGACCTTGACACTGGATGATTACCTATTCATTGCCTTCGTGGGCTTTGTGGTCTCCATCGCTTCTGTAGCCACCAATTTTCTCCTGGGGATCACCGCTAACTGCTGTCACCGCTGGAACAAGGCAAGTGAAGAGGAAGAgatctga